The DNA sequence GTGCCGGGCATCCATCCTCCAGATGGAACCCCACGACTCCTTCATGGGGACCCAATCCCCAGTTGGAGCCATCTCACCACCGTTGCCAGCGTCCGGCCGTGACTCCATGATTTCTAGCAGTTTCACATCGCCGTCGCCATTCTCGTATTCCACCAGGACTGCCATGTAGAACGGGTTCGACCCCTTCTCCACGTGGAACATCACCGCCAGCCCCGGGTACTGGCACGGCACCCTGCAGAGCCACACCACTCACCAGTGTCAGTGTGTGTGTCGTCTCCCAAACACAAAACATCATTTTGGTAAGATAAGATGATGGTCATGATGGTGCCTGGCAGAACACGTAGGTGGGTGAGGTACCTTCGGAACTGCATGTCAATGATGCCCGCATTGCGAAGCTCGTCGTTGCGGCCGTCCTTGGCCATGGCTCCAAAGACTGTGCCGCTGAGGTCGAAGTGGTAAGGAGAGACTGGATAGTAGTTCATGTCCGTGATGATCACCGTCTCCGGCACACCGGAGCATGCAGGATGATCTGACTTTAAGCACCTTATCTGCATTTACGTTGCACACGATCGACCACCATGCATGATCATACAACGTTACAGGCTGCACATACACATCCACAAAGAAAAAAACTATGCAGAGTATCtctgcatgcatgcacgcatgctGCATGTGACAATAATGTAGTGGTATGCATCCAGTGTGTAGTgcaacctccgtcctggtttattggtccctttcGTATTTTGTGCTCAATTTTGACCTTAGATTTAATtaagaaaatgttaatgcatgtaatcaAAAATAATATCACCAGAATATATGTTAAAATATAAATCCAacgatataatgtttggtgacatgcattattattattttagttcaatctatggtcaaagtttgacacaagATACTAAGGGGACCAATAAATTAAACCAGGACCGAGGTAGTAGTGATAACGTACGGCGGCCGGGACGTACCTGGTAGCACGAGCCGCAGCCCTTGCCATCCTTGAAGAGCGGCTCGTTGCCGCAGGAGGTCATGGCGGAGAAGGGCGGCAAGTTGACGTTCTTGAATCCGCACGCG is a window from the Triticum dicoccoides isolate Atlit2015 ecotype Zavitan unplaced genomic scaffold, WEW_v2.0 scaffold240581, whole genome shotgun sequence genome containing:
- the LOC119345468 gene encoding expansin-B7-like; this encodes MASSLVAVEATLLLCILVAHAHGCCAKNHAPPPSPAVKQPPYRATPPAANSSWLDAKATWYGARHGAGPDDNGGACGFKNVNLPPFSAMTSCGNEPLFKDGKGCGSCYQIRCLKSDHPACSGVPETVIITDMNYYPVSPYHFDLSGTVFGAMAKDGRNDELRNAGIIDMQFRRVPCQYPGLAVMFHVEKGSNPFYMAVLVEYENGDGDVKLLEIMESRPDAGNGGEMAPTGDWVPMKESWGSIWRMDAR